The Archocentrus centrarchus isolate MPI-CPG fArcCen1 chromosome 5, fArcCen1, whole genome shotgun sequence genome contains the following window.
aATTTGAGCACAGTTGATGATGTAGTTATTGTGTGACACCTTCTGCATGTTGTGTTAGTGTGCAGTAGGTCATGGTGGTTGGATTGGATGGTGACGGTtgctcagtgtttcattttgaattcttctttcctttcattcagTTTCATCTTCAATAATTTTGGTGTTGTTTCCTGTTGTCACTCTGAGACAGATGATCTCACTGAACATGAACACGGGAGGCTGatgaaataacaaaacaaaactgtccaTCTGAAACATCACCTGAAACCTTTGAGTGAATACTAGCAGCcgagtaaaaacatttaaatgctaTCATATGTAattatttctcttcttttggCAAAGCTAATTTTATGCAgcagattttaaatgaaaacttCCACCAGCttccctgtttgtgtttatgtggaaattacacacaaatactTGATTTCATTTCTCAAGCAACCGAAGCAGCCTCAGAGTTCTCTGCACCACCACTTTCCACTTTTCAACATACACTTTACTTCATGAACTCTTCCACTGACGTGTGCAAAGACAGACTGAGACTAATTGCATGACCTTAGTACCTGTGAGCACTCAGAGCCAAACCTGAAGGTTGAAGCTGTGGTTTTTCTTACTCATCGAGTTTCCTCAGCTCAGGATTGATCTTTGCAGCCCACAGGGAGCCTTAAAGTTCAGGTTTTTCATTGTGAAAGCctaaaagaacataaaaataaaagcatgctgCAGGCCCAAGAGGAAAACGTGTCACAAGCATCACAATATCTGCTTTCCAGGCAGCAGAACCACAGGTATTATATTTACTGAAACAACGGCCTCGACACATGACAGCTCATCTCTGTACTGACCGCACAGGCTCATCACAACGACACTCTTAAAGGTTGCACTGCTGCAGAGGCGATACAAGTGAGCTGTCAAGGGCGAGCAGATGAAAACCACAGGCTGTATATAAGGGTCTGACTCGACTCCCCAAAGACGACAAGCTGAAATGATGCAAGCTCTGCACGATCTCCTGCTTCTCTGCCTTCTGACATGTGTTGGACAAAATGGTGAGATTACATATGGTAATTACTTCTGCGATGACAAAATCTGACACTAACCCCTTTTCCTCTGACTCGTGCAGCACAGGGGAGTGAAATCATAAATGGCCGACCGGTGCCGGAGAGTTTGATGCGGTATATGGCCTCTGTGCAGATCAATGGAAAACATGTATGTGGAGGATTTCTCGTCAGCGAAGACTTTGTGCTCACGGCTGCACATTGTGACAAAAAGTGAGTTACAAGCTGCAAATTTCTCATTCGTtctgtcaaaaataaataaagactgaGGACTTCATGGTCTCTCACTCAGCTCTCCGATGGAGGTCGTACTCGGCACCCACAATCTGAAGAAGGTCAATAATGACAGGATGAGATTCAGTGTAAAGACATGCAAGCACAAATATTATGACAAAGTTGAATCTGGCAATGACATCATGCTCCTCCAAGTAAGTAAATATTTTCATCAAACACAGAGCGTCTGTCACTGATTTGAAGAACTCCATTTGAGACCGATTTCCTTTATTGGCACCTTTTAGCTCTCCAGGAAAGTTCAGTTGGACAAGAAAGTGAAACCGATCCAGCTGGCAAAAAAGGCGATCAAAGCCACGGACAACATGAAGTGTCTGGTGGCTGGATGGGGTTTCACAGCAACTAATGGCAAAGCTGTCGATGTGCTGAACCAGGCAGATGTGCCGCTCATTGACCTCAATGTCTGTAAGAAACAGTGGAAGTTCCAAAAGGTTGTTCTTCCAAAGGGTGTCCTCTGTGCAGGTGGATTTGGCACAAAGAATGGATTCTGCCAGGTGTGTGCTCGCCCTTTAATCATTCAGCTTCCAGTCTTAAATAAGAGGTCAGTAAAACGAgcttcttcctcctcacaggGTGATTCTGGTGGTCCTCTGGTGTGCAACGGGACGGCAGTCGGTATCGTGTCTTTCAACATGAACGGAAACTGCGACTACCCAAATCGACCCAAcgtctacacagacatatcgCAGCACCTGGCCTGGATCAGAAACATTCTCAAGAAGAAGAGATGCTGAGTGCACAGTCAGAGTAATCTGCTATAGCTGGCATTAAAACTGCAGGTTAAAATAGATTAACATACCGCTCTGGTCTTACTGCTTGCTcttaatttgaaaataaaactaCTTTCAAACAGCACGTCATGTTtccagttatttattttaactgatTTGGTTTTTATCGAAGGAAATGGCAGCACGGTGGGGCCGTGGTTAACAGGCCTGTTACTGTGAGCCGCCTCTCGGGCCTTCCTGTGTTCGATGGTCCAATGGTGTtttagtccaaagacatgcatgccaGGCATTTCCTCTGTGACTGATGCTCTTTACCTACAGCAGGAAgcacctgtttgttgtgattggcCATATAGGATGTGAATGGCTTTTGGCCATGTGCCACAGGCTGGGGATGTGTTAACCTGCAGACGGTTAACTGTGAGTAGGACCCACATGCAGACACGGTGAGGCAGGCAAAGGTGAACTGAAAGCAAGTCTTTTATTGACTGCTGTAGCACAAAGTCCAAAGACGTGATGGGGAACCAAAACAACCGAAAACAGACTCACACATGCAAACCTGATGAAGACAAAAGACAAACCGCCGCAGAAAAGGCCAAAGACCTATAATCAGAAAGAGCCAGGCTCATAAGCACAAGGGAAGTAGAAATAAATAGTAAAGATGAGCAACAAAAGACCGACAAAGCCCCCCccaaagaaacaggaaataactcaATGTGGAAACTGgaacgcagacctgacacagaacaggaacaaaaataatgaaatgaccAAAGAACCTCGAACGATAACTCAATAAACAACACCTCAAACTCTAAAAAAACTCCAGACGCTGGGCCACAAACCCAGCACCATGACACTGGGTCACAGAAACAGCTTTCTTTGATGGACTGGAAATCTGTCAAAGGCCTATGCTGCTGTCACACCATAAACCTCTCTTTTCCCTGTCTGATGGAGAGATGTGATACCATTTGACATGTTGACATGCTGAACATGTGTGTTGGTAGGACGTACTGACAGCAAATGTGGCAGACTGAACATAGCATCCACTCCTCATCCACACTGGAAATCACTGCGGATGGTCATGGAAGGACTATAAAAAGGGGCGTACCCAAAGCATTCAGCACCTTCAGCCTGACTGTGGACGACTGCGGCCTGATGGCTGATCTCATTTTTTGAAAACTCATTCTGCAGACACTCAGACGCCTGCAGAGCATTGTGGACAATTTGTGTCAATGTGACGGCGGTTTGAGGTTCAGGAATAAATACACTTAGGGGAAAACACATGAAGAAGAGTAACCCAGAATCAAACCGAAGGCTTAAATAAACAGAACTCAAAAGTCCACAAACTCAAACACAGGGTCACATGACTCGGGACCAGGACAGCAGCATTTTAGCCAGTTAAACATAATTTGAAGTTTTGCTCAGTCACCACAGATcgactgtttcctgttttcagtggaaaaaaaaatcgattTAGTAACTGCACTAGTTTCAGTGTGACTGTGACTCTGAGAACACTGGTGCTCTAACCTGAATCTGGAAACGGCGGTTTCCGTGGTTCAAATATGGCGTTTCACAGAAGAAAGAGTTtcattgttctctttaagtagCTTTGATCTGCCGCACTTCAAAGAGAAATGGTGTTTCTTTAATGTTGTTTATAATGGATAAAATCTCCAGTCTCATTGtgcattctgtataatgacaataaagatattctattctttttgtgacagtgcaggacaggaaatgagggacggatacaggggaagacacgcgggcaaattgccGACGGTGCCGCAACACGGCATATAtatgtggtcaccggcttcaccactaagccacccaggtgccctattttattcttttctatTCCTCATCCATCTCAGGTTGTCTTGATATTTGCAGAATTcacaaggataaaaaaaaacgGTACCTGAAAACAGTCATGATATTTGTACATAAAAAACTTGCACTGTGGCCCCTGAGTTTTAATTTTCCAGTTTCTAATCTGATATCTAAGCTTGCTAGTCGGGTCCTATTTGTTGTAAATGAGTGATACCACAAATACCACAAATGCAACTCTCGGTTACAGCGATGAGCACCTGGGCTGCTAGCAGAGCTGCATTTTTCATggtgtttaattttaatggagaaGCATGCACATGTCTAAATTAGTGTTTGCTCTTTGGattaaaaatgacttaaaaaTGATGGCTTATTTGATGCTAATGAATCAAAGGTGGGACCAGAAAGGCTCGTTATCTAGTTCCTGGTAACTAAGAAGCCACCTGTGGCTGACCTGTTTAGTCTGTTTTGAACTTTCAGAGCTCCACATGGACAAGCATGGGCATACACCAGAGAACTTCCATGTGTCCTCAGCAGGTCCCTGAGGCCATGTGATCCAGATTCCAGCAGCTGCGTCTTGACATGACCTCGGAGTTTCTCTGTATCGTTTGTTTGGTCTCCATCAGCCTGACAGAGTCCTGACATCTGTTATTAATATTCTGCTagtgatagagacatacccagaACGAACTGTTCTTATCTGAACACAAATAttatgtacttgtgtattttaatcagttatgctttttccagacaaatttctcagggaagtaaatgtacatttagtaaagacaaacatataccatgaacctcatgaaacttcataaaaactcatttccttcagtcCCCCTTTTGCCCTCAGACATTTCTGAGGTCAccttcaccagcctgacctcgggtggtcagccaggactgcACTGATGTTAAGAGCCAGAAAAGGATTCCTGTGAAAACTAATCTTAAActattgtgattgtgaatttaACAAAAAATTTAGACAGGGTTTAATgatgtcatatttataatggatgtacctactttctatactttcttatggcctgaaaaacaaaaagacaacaagcattagtctttcataTGTCAGTGTTGTTCAGTGACgtggattagcatttaaatttaatcagtccaaagcagggttataatagttttggattttacattatagtttagttttagttagtttttacttttttctctctaattcagttagttttaattagttttcagagtggttttgctcgtttttattagtttttatttttggtttcatgcttagtttcagttagtttcagtattagttttagtattttcatacctgatcaggtgcaagattcaaggcgcaaaagtgactattgtgtaatgaaaacttgacaaaagatacagtttaaagaaatatagtcaacaaccaactgttcacaagacatgctaaatttgtgtaatattaaggacacacatgaacatcagcagggagaaacaaagaaaaacatgaactcccaaactcaataaattctacaataaactccacaataaagttcagcatcagtgcagcagattaataacgcctacatgtggtgttaaacaaaaacaaattctttgaaggagtcaaagctcaaatccagctgcatcctgatgttctcaccacctgaagctgcttctgttttggagctagcttggttagatgctcgctaattaaacctgcagggtctttgcggcctctgtacacaacctacggaagttgccgacctcatgtccgcatttatgcttgtgtagctggattgtgtgtgttaattaccttatggtcgtgtgcaggtgtttgtactcaaagaacctccatacgggactctgccgctttctcggcagaccgcagccattactttgcggaccagcgcggtgagcgcacgcacatgcgcactcacacagttgtcctgtggcgctcccagcttaaactcggagagcggaaacaatgatttcatatcaatccacaaggcttaaaatgaaagtcagtttatcgataatttcagttagttttagttagttttgtaaactcacaattcagttttaattagttatcgttttttccttttaattatagtttttatttatttcagttaacgacaatgttttttcaatttcagttttcgttatttcgttcgttttcgttaactataataaccctggtccaaagtaaattctgcatataaattggcccacatgacaaacagtaacatgaaacagtcactatctaataattttcctcaaattcattaaaaaatgtggattgcatcccttcaggatcaaatccagttccatgatgaaaatcttactgcaaacataaagaaatgatcactgatcagtgcacaggtaatagttatatatgcagccttctttcagccttcagcacagctgctcatattcaccaaagccatggatgttcaaaccacagcagTCAGCACTCGTCCCTGAGATGCAACCCTGCACCTCTTTAGATATCAGCTGTTCACTtatggccgtcatcctggttagtttcctgttaaaggctcaggtatgatctcaggtacctgtggaaaaagtccagtgaagaaagttccaatttttccctgtcaattaaacaaaatacctgcaggtctgtgggtcaataattaaatttacacaaactaagacaggacatcaaaatgcccacaaatattctaaggatgtatttattcaatggcttttagttataaatcttttattttgttaatcagcctgagaaaaatgaGCTTACAATTTTAATATACCACTAATTTActaagtaccgtattttccggagtataagtcgcactttttttcatagtttggctgggggtgcgacctatactctggagcgacgtatatgtgacatttataacacatgaaccaaaatactccagccacttggcatctccgtgaactgcagctttaaggcagtcttgcgtaacctgtgggcgcagtggatgatggatggagagcacagcttaacggcaactgggagaatgcgccacccaactttcctggaagtcattggatggatcaagaaaacatgggcttcagtgacaaccaaaccatcctgttgggattcagaaaggctggaataattggaactgcagctgacgagtctgactaacgcgacacagaagaggaagcggcgtttcgtctacggagtgtacggagttgtttagaagtgacaccgaggatgaagaattcagtggattgatggtttggttaacttgttagtatgttctttatgctatggttatctgaataacttaatgttacgttaacataccgaacacgtgttcgttgtgcgtcatgtagctgaatgtgctacgttagcataacgtaggtgtaaccgtgttcgtcctgttctttaatccattattattttaaattgccgttcaagatggaatttctgctctgagtctcggattctatcacccccccccccaaaaaaaaaagtgcgacttatagtccagtgcgacctatatatgtttttttttctttaatatgcattttttggctggtgcgacctatactccggagcgacgtatagtccgaaaaatacggtaagtggattcaatccaccaaaagtgaacctgatttaatgcacctagAGTTACATGTCAGATTAAGCAAAACGATAAAATGAGCTACTGTCTGtctatgagtgagtgagtgtgtgtgtgtgtgtgtgtgtgtgtgtgtgtgtgtgtgtgtgtgtgtgtaagctgtTACTTCATTGcaagcatgtgtgtttgtcttttctctggGAGTTCAAGCTCAGTGTCAGcttctcatttttcatccaattgtaaagttaacttttgcatttggtctcaaactcatcaagaaattcaaaatacaaattaaaatttgacacaACTTCTATGTAAGCtagagtggaacaaaaagaacatgaaaacaaaagcaaaactaatttttttctctaattttaaacagctcttggataagtttgtctgtacctgtaaaattactgttcaaatCTGACTCCATTACACATGAAGATCtgggaaaataaaatatcttaaagAGATTGAGAATCAAAGAATCATTTCAAAGGATTATACTggactcaaaattatatttattctgtaagggtctgtacccaaaaaaagcataattatgaCAGACAAAATATGGCTTCATAAACCTCAAGTTACTAAATGATGAAGGAGAAAAATGCATAACCttgacctaaaacaacatcagcagttgttactagtTTTCCACTGAAATCGAGGCTTTAactattttttccttttcattttgtgtaattctatgtttttaaatccaaacccctgcagtgggattttcaccacaaaacaaacaaaaataaaaatgttatggacaaAGTCTTTAGTCAAAACATAGATACTTTtagggtcaaaggtcatactcacaacacCATTGTTTTttgaccttacatgcagctcactgcaggtttgtcGTCTTTGGTGGtctaactgaaatcagggcgtgtccccctgaggcctcatgggaatttataagagaacaatagttagtgttggaggaagcattaaacaaattatactcttgaaaccacaaaattctggccctggaggtgtacaggtcctggagagatgggaggttacagccaatcaccttctcagcagagtgcacaacgcgctgtagtctctgtttgtccctagtggtggctccagcgtaccacacagtgatggaggaggtaaggatggactcaatgatggcagtatagaactgcaccatggtccttgctggcaagttgaatttcttcaactgccgcaggaagtacatcctctgctgggcctttttgacgacagaggtgatggtgggctcccacttgaggtcctgggtgatggtagttcccaggaagcgaaaagagtccactgtggtgatgggggtgtcagtcaggatgatggagggtagaggggctgtgtgcttcctaaagtccactataatctccactgtcttctgggcgttcagtaccaggttattgtggctgcaccaggacaccagacgtttgacctccatcctgtaggccgactcgtccccgtctgagatgagtccgatgagagtcatgtcgtctgcaaacttaataagcttgacagactggtggtcagaggtgcagcagttggtatacagggagaagagcagaggagagaggacacagccctgaggagtgccagtgctgatggtccgggagtccgagacattcttccccagcctcacttgctgcttcctgttcatcaggaagtcaatgatccacctgcagatgggatctggcacgttcatctgggacagcttgtcttggaggagatcagggatgatggtgttgaaggcagagctgaagtccacaaacaggatcctggcgtaggttccctgggagtccagatgctgtaggatgaagtgcagagtcaggttgatggcgtcgtccacagacctgttggctctgtaggcaaactgcagggggtccagaaggggggctgtgagggacttgaggtgggacagcaccagacgctcaaatgacttcatgaccacagaagtcagtgccacaggtctgtagtcatttagtccagtgatccttggcttcttggggacaggaacaatgatgaccaacaatggtagcggttttaaagcagacaggcacgtggcaagcctccagtgaggagttgaagatgttcgtgaacaatggggcaagctcgttagcacagtgtctcagtgtggcaggtgagacaccatctggacctggagctttgcgagctttgacactcctgaactgctttagcacctggtcctcctgaatacaaaagactgtgggggtgggggatgagggggactctggggtgggagtccttgatgatgtgggcttctctgaggtgtggggagtgggggaggttggggggtgaatatttgtgttggctgtattgtagttgggactggtggaggtgtgaaggctgctgaactgaccatcaaaacgacaatagaactcgttcagtctatttgcagtttgtaggtcgtctgtggagtggggggttttaggcttgtagttggtaatctgcctaaagcttttccatacagaggccgcgtcgttctctgagatctgctgctgtatattctcagagtgatgtgatctagcagtggccacttccttgctaaacctgtacttggcctctttgtagcagtctttgtccacacttttaaaagcctccctcttctctatccacagctgcttcagtttgggagtaaaccagggtttgtcactgttataacacaccctggtgcgtgatggcacaatgctgtcctcgcagaagtggatatacgaggttacagtgtccgtgtagtcatccagactgtcacaggcagccctcattgagtcccagtctgtagtttcgaagcatgtgcggagctcctccacagcctcacgggtccactgctttgttgtcctcaccacaggttttgagagcttcagcctctgtctgtacgcggggatcaggtggatcatgtcgtggtcagagaggccgagtgcagcgcggggcactgcgtgataagccccgcttatcgtgctgtagcagtggtctagtgtcttctcctctctggtcggacatgtgatatattgtttatatttgggaagttcctgtctcaggctggctttattaaagtccccaagtacgatgataagagagtccgggtatgtccgctccatgcacagaatctgctctgtgagcgcgcactgggcctcgtgcacgtccgcgtccggcgggatgtaaacagcagccagtatgaatgaagcgaactcccgcggagagtaaaacggtttacagtgaatgaaaagatattccagtgagggagagcagtgcttagcaatctctgtcacatccgtacaccagccactgtttatgtagaagcagactcctccacctgtagccttgccggcaagctgcgcttgccggtctgcgcggaggagatgaaatccctccaactggagcgcgcagtccggtatctcctcacacagccatgactccgtgaagcataacacacaggatatggaaaagtctctattcatgctcctcatcagtatcagttcgtccattttgttcctaagtgaacgcacgttggagaggaaaatcccaggtaaggctgtgcgtaatccacgtctccttagcctcacaagcacgccagcgcgcttccctctctttcggcgtctcactttctgggccagagtgtgtaataaatccgccgcagatgcgacaaaaacaggaaataaatccgaaggtgttgtggacctaatgttgaaaagctcttctctggtgtaagaatacccagaagagtgtccagacacagaaataacgcacaaaaacaaacaaaacagagcgcaccgaagtaccagggcatccattcgcggcgccatcttggatcgTTGGATCCTGCAGgttcttgacctttgaccctgtaATATGCTCtggttcttcactgagaccctGTGACTGATTGCACCTGTTGTTATCAACCCCCACGTCAAAGAGGTCTGCTATTGATGACCCTCCTTCTGGGCTCAGACTTGTACACAAAGATCATCGGTCAACaactctcaggtcacctgtttgtgagatggttggcctcctcctccttcttcttgagcaccaggagccttttttatgAGTCTGTGGCGCtctcagtctgttcaggagatcTTGGCATGAGCTTGAACACCTTGTACTGCACTAGTTTCTTTATTGATAACTGATCAGTCCAGTCTCTGCAGCTCCAGTGATGCTCAGGCTCCTGTTAGAATGAAACTgagagattttcattagttaaatctttaACTTTCTGCTGGTCTGTCTCCCTCCTTTGAGACTTAACTCTGAttgtctcaataatttaccttaatttagcttatttatctaaagggcatactgatttttatattattagcttctgggatttttcctttaatgctggattcaatatcaaattgttttgacattcaaaattcaaatgttctctgcttttctcttataatcttagctttaaacaaatctaccaaataaagaaatgtaaatgcacaaaagtgtaAATCGGTAACTTGTATTTTATCCTGCATGGGAAAACAAATAAGTTTATTAGTTCTCTATGTTTTGCTTTGTAGCAGAGCGGCAGCTCAaggtttggcactttgttttgggtctcagattttttttacaacatttcttttgaggttttacTAAAACTGAGCTTCTCATGTAGacttttcttgaaatttaacaacaatcttctgGAAAAAATGACCTCTTATAATTTGCTAAAAATACTTCAACCTGGGATTTTCAAGGCATTAGTCTATTATACtggctttgtttatttatttattatttttaaagcaatgaaCTCCTGactcctcccttttttttttcttgtgatttttcagtttttttgtctttttatccatCTATGATTGGCTTATCTCTCATATGTATCAGAAGCAAAACCTTCCTTCCGAAAATTTTTGACCAGCATACCCTTATCAATAACCATATCTAACCACATTCCCTCGTCGGCAGCTGATGGTGTAGCTCTTGTGAGTCTATCTGCATTGCCGGGAATGGCTGTGCAGTCCGACTCGTGAGTGGCAGTCCCTGCCACAAATGATGCATATGAAGGCAGATGGCTGTTGGAGctggtgttgctgctgcttctaCCCGACTCTCTTCTGGGTGGCAGTCATGTTTCGCTCTGCCTCTGCATTTGATGTACCCCGCCTGACTGCAAATCGCCAGGAGGGGCGGTTCTCTGCATGGCTGTCCCATGAGTTTTGATCAGTGCTGCACAGCTTTCATGTCCCTCTTGCAAAC
Protein-coding sequences here:
- the LOC115780389 gene encoding mast cell protease 1A-like produces the protein MMQALHDLLLLCLLTCVGQNAQGSEIINGRPVPESLMRYMASVQINGKHVCGGFLVSEDFVLTAAHCDKNSPMEVVLGTHNLKKVNNDRMRFSVKTCKHKYYDKVESGNDIMLLQLSRKVQLDKKVKPIQLAKKAIKATDNMKCLVAGWGFTATNGKAVDVLNQADVPLIDLNVCKKQWKFQKVVLPKGVLCAGGFGTKNGFCQGDSGGPLVCNGTAVGIVSFNMNGNCDYPNRPNVYTDISQHLAWIRNILKKKRC